One window of Papaver somniferum cultivar HN1 chromosome 9, ASM357369v1, whole genome shotgun sequence genomic DNA carries:
- the LOC113311276 gene encoding hydroquinone glucosyltransferase-like has protein sequence MPSPETTSPIEATKLSLKSSPSAINTIFLPPVDLIGLSDDTEIGTRITAIVNRSLPAFSHSFRTITSTHTVVSLVVDLFSTGAIDIADEFNMNAYIIISSTAMLLSSIYHAPKLDQAYSCEYRDIPGLIQIPGCVPIRGVDLMNPFEDRKTEAYASFLQYWKKLNLGKGIFINSFEEIEHDAIKALNRKQWDNPPVYAVGPLTRTGVWDGGSDDSGCLKWLDNQPPGSVLPAPSDKAASTSYLSAQSVEDPSAVLPEGFLDRTRNSGLSNQPMNAVLLTENMNVALRPKPMENGMMGRDEICKVVKELMEGEEGKKLKSKMGDLKCVATSTLAERGSSFKTFAKVADILELNLYIRNEVQQAFLLQALTID, from the exons ATGCCGAGTCCAG AAACTACCTCTCCAATCGAAGCAACAAAACTATCTCTTAAGTCTTCACCAAGTGCTATCAATACCATATTTTTACCTCCTGTTGATCTAATTGGCCTGTCTGATGATACTGAGATCGGTACTCGGATTACTGCGATTGTGAATCGGTCTCTTCCTGCTTTTTCTCACTCGTTCCGAACGATTACTTCGACTCACACAGTCGTCTCTCTTGTTGTTGATCTTTTCTCTACAGGTGCTATCGATATTGCTGATGAATTTAATATGAATGCTTATATTATTATTTCATCAACTGCGATGCTTTTGTCTTCGATTTACCATGCACCAAAACTAGACCAGGCTTACTCTTGTGAGTACAGAGATATCCCTGGCCTGATTCAGATTCCAGGTTGTGTACCGATCCGCGGGGTTGATCTTATGAACCCATTTGAAGATAGGAAGACAGAGGCTTATGCAAGTTTTTTACAATATTGGAAAAAGTTAAATTTGGGTAAGGGCATCTTCATTAATAGCTTTGAGGAAATTGAACATGATGCTATTAAGGCTTTGAATCGGAAACAATGGGATAATCCGCCGGTTTATGCAGTTGGACCGCTTACTAGAACGGGTGTCTGGGATGGCGGATCTGATGATTCAGGTTGTCTGAAGTGGTTAGATAATCAACCACCCGGTTCTGTCCT TCCTGCTCCTAGTGACAAAGCTGCAAGTACATCTTACTTGAGTGCTCAAAGCGTTGAGGATCCTTCTGCAGTCTTACCAGAAGGGTTCTTGGATAGAACCCGAAATTCGGGTTTG AGCAACCAACCGATGAACGCAGTGTTGCTTACAGAAAACATGAACGTAGCTCTAAGGCCGAAACCCATGGAAAATGGGATGATGGGACGTGATgagatttgtaaggttgtgaaGGAACTTATGGAAGGTGAAGAAGGAAAGAAACTTAAGAGTAAGATGGGTGACCTCAAATGTGTTGCGACTAGCACATTGGCGGAACGTGGCTCCTCGTTCAAAACATTTGCCAAGGTC GCTGACATTCTTGAACTAAACCTTTATATCCGCAATGAGGTGCAGCAAGCATTTCTGTTACAAGCTTTAACCATTGATTGA
- the LOC113311275 gene encoding F-box/kelch-repeat protein At3g23880-like translates to MLDIVSRLPAESVLECKLVCKRWRDLVRDPSLAQMHLNHLNDSSGKLSCIFFTYDLGIIEFYYSEYDENCHDEAPFHRTTRLNLKPPFLDYSFVGSCNGLICFNAWVEQKIGVWSYGPAYICNPITSEYIILPKIDQQFRWTGFGYIPETNEYKVVRIYIPEKRLDGEAIGIGVVQVYTLGSTACGWRNVGTTDINMQRFSYCAAVFANGALYWEEHHGTTILGFHLADEKIIQLPAPPPYLTRTNASYFSIKFGVLGDLLSVTHEDGGDCDIWLLKKNEDNDDFNWIKQFSLNGEISRPFEFTKSGRLLCYGNSRIYYSYDPKVSSAKIDISFGKSICEAIPHKNTLVSLKELGENDTKTIEFVEIISSSEETVNGD, encoded by the coding sequence ATGTTAGACATTGTAAGTCGTTTACCAGCAGAATCTGTTTTAGAATGCAAATTAGTCTGTAAACGTTGGAGAGATCTTGTTCGGGATCCATCCTTGGCACAGATGCACTTGAATCATCTCAATGATTCTTCTGGTAAGTTAAGCTGTATTTTCTTTACTTATGATCTAGGCATTATAGAATTTTATTATAGTGAATATGATGAGAATTGTCATGACGAGGCACCATTTCATAGAACAACAAGGTTGAATTTAAAACCTCCATTTCTGGATTATTCTTTTGTTGGTTCATGCAATGGCTTAATTTGCTTCAATGCATGGGTTGAACAGAAAATTGGTGTATGGAGTTATGGACCTGCTTATATCTGTAATCCAATCACCAGTGAATACATTATTCTTCCAAAAATTGATCAACAGTTCAGGTGGACTGGATTTGGGTACATACCTGAAAcaaatgagtacaaggttgttaggATATACATCCCGGAGAAGAGACTAGATGGAGAAGCTATTGGAATTGGAGTTGTTCAGGTGTATACTCTTGGGAGTACTGCCTGTGGATGGAGAAACGTAGGAACTACTGACATCAATATGCAGCGTTTTTCATACTGTGCTGCTGTGTTTGCAAACGGAGCTCTTTATTGGGAGGAACACCATGGAACTACTATTCTTGGTTTCCATTTGGCTGATGAGAAGATTATCCAACTTCCAGCACCACCACCTTATTTGACGCGAACTAATGCTTCCTACTTTTCtattaaatttggggttttaggTGATCTTCTAAGTGTTACTCACGAGGATGGCGGTGATTGTGACATATGGTTGTTAAAGAAGAATGAAGACAATGACGATTTCAACTGGATTAAACAGTTCAGTTTAAACGGTGAAATTTCACGTCCATTCGAGTTTACCAAGAGTGGTAGGCTTTTGTGTTATGGGAATAGCAGAATTTATTACAGTTATGATCCAAAAGTTTCATCTGCCAAAATCGATATCAGTTTTGGCAAGTCAATTTGTGAAGCGATTCCTCACAAGAATACGTTAGTTTCATTGAAGGAGTTAGGTGAGAATGATACAAAAACGATTGAATTCGTTGAAATAATAAGTTCAAGTGAGGAGACAGTAAACGGTGATTAA
- the LOC113311274 gene encoding uncharacterized protein LOC113311274: protein MGRRSQSEKKKEALVEDVTSGNVEQTGWNIDPCRRLKDSEIQEVVEFTRILDNHRMLAVGDEREWSSNPQGTFSISSCYNWLMHDQGRIAAIKFPSDYIWNKTIPPNISFLVWAAAIRAVLTLSMLSRRGIVIENILCPFCNSSEESVEHLFLHCSFVGQIWEHVLQQLSIVWVHPTTVLEFVWKWKLKISIKPLVFLRYCVPFAIWWIVWLERNDILIAKKQLRKPMSTLVLDIKSLLFSWSINVVSFRNIKFGDFVFDWASLFRE, encoded by the exons ATGGGTCGAAGATCACAATCGGAAAA GAAGAAAGAAGCGCTAGTTGAAGATGTGACCAGTGGAAATGTAGAACAGACGGGTTGGAATATAGATCCTTGCAGGAGGCTTAAAGATTCAGAAATTCAAGAGGTTGTTGAGTTCACTAGAATCTTAGACAATCATAGGATGCTGGCTGTTGGTGATGAACGGGAATGGAGCTCTAATCCTCAAGGTACTTTCTCTATAAGTTCTTGTTATAATTGGCTTATGCATGACCAGGGAAGAATTGCTGCTATAAAATTTCCATCTGACTACATTTGGAATAAGACTATTCCACCAAATATTAGTTTTTTAGTTTGGGCAGCTGCAATTAGAGCTGTTCTTACTCTTTCTATGCTATCAAGAAGGGGAATTGTGATAGAGAATATCTTGTGTCCTTTCTGCAATAGTAGCGAGGAGTCAGTGGAACACCTTTTCCTGCATTGTTCTTTCGTAGGTCAGATTTGGGAGCATGTTTTACAGCAGTTGAGCATCGTTTGGGTTCATCCGACGACGGTACTCGAGTTTGTATGGAAGTGGAAACTGAAGATATCTATCAAGCCTCTAGTTTTTCTGAGATATTGTGTGCCGTTTGCTATATGGTGGATTGTGTGGTTGGAAAGAAATGACATTCTAATTGCAAAGAAACAACTGAGAAAACCGATGAGCACTCTTGTTTTAGACATTAAATCGTTGTTATTTAGTTGGTCCATCAATGTTGTTTCTTTTAGGAATATCAAGTTTGGGGATTTTGTTTTCGATTGGGCGAGTTTGTTTAGAGAGTAA
- the LOC113307615 gene encoding protein HESO1-like has translation MRYNMSAFQPLIRRGSAKIIKDDAVSNHVVAEATKIAATYQSHNIDKVVAPEPVTATTGAESKLSSLSSCDTKGCGKLLECCVRDILKVIKPLGGDLTARYTIINDLRTVVGSIDGLKGATVEPFGSFVSNLYTRWGDLDISIEVPCDSLVSSTDKTNKQNFLREIRKVLGRRGLVRDLRLLLHARVPVLIFESNLHNISCDISISNLLCQMKSKLFFWITGIDERFRDMVLLIKEWAKSQQINDPKNGTLNSHSLCLLVIFHFQTCEPPILPPLREIYEGNIADNLTGARVIAESAIQDTCSANIERFKTNSFRDVNKSSLSELVVSFFRKYSNLNMLASEYAICTYTGRWEHRSNSTKWTNDYPLFIEDPFEHADNTARTVSMSELSRICEVFDESYQGLVSSNHDRTSLICSLVRHPISTKVISPHSNPGLFSGASTRYRPGLFRGEGTKHRPVSGLFRGDGTKYRPLSDAPPSPQNQFNNMETESDEATIVAIRRELAQLMLKANTRNRPKSVR, from the exons ATGAG ATATAATATGAGTGCGTTTCAACCATTAATTCGAAGAGGGAGTGCAAAAATAATCAAGGATGACGCTGTTTCTAATCATGTCGTAGCAGAAGCAACAAAGATTGCTGCGACTTACCAGTCTCACAACATAGATAAAGTGGTAGCTCCGGAGCCAGTTACAGCAACTACGGGCGCAG AGTCGAAGTTGAGTTCTTTGTCATCCTGTGATACAAAGGGTTGTGGAAAACTCCTGGAATGTTGCGTTAGAGACATACTGAAAGTTATCAAACCATTAGGTGGAGATTTGACAGCTCGATACACCATCATCAATGACTTACGGACCGTTGTCGGATCTATCGATGGTTTAAAag GTGCAACAGTTGAGCCATTTGGATCATTTGTGTCCAATCTCTACACTAGATGGGGAGATTTGGACATATCTATCGAAGTACCCTGTGATTCACTTGTTTCATCGACTGACAAAACAAATAAGCAGAACTTTCTGAGGGAGATTAGGAAAGTCTTGGGGAGGAGAG GTTTGGTTCGTGATTTGCGACTTCTTCTTCATGCAAGAGTCCCCGTTCTGATATTTGAGAGCAACCTCCACAATATctcttgtgatatttcaatcagtAATCTGTTGTGCCAAATGAAATCCAAATTATTTTTCTGGATTACGGGGATAGATGAGCGCTTCCGAGATATGGTTTTACTG ATCAAGGAGTGGGCAAAgtcgcaacaaatcaatgacCCAAAAAATGGAACACTGAACTCACATTCTCTTTGTTTGCTCGTCATTTTCCATTTTCAG ACATGCGAACCTCCAATTTTACCTCCACTAAGGGAAATTTATGAGGGGAATATTGCGGACAATCTTACAG GTGCAAGGGTCATCGCAGAAAGCGCTATCCAAGACACGTGTTCTGCTAACATAGAAAGGTTCAAAACAAATAGTTTCAGAGATGTAAATAAAAGCTCCCTGTCTGAGCTTGTCGTATCATTTTTTCGGAAG TATTCTAATCTAAACATGCTGGCATCAGAGTATGCAATTTGCACTTACACGGGGCGATGGGAACACAGAAGTAACAGTACTAAGTGGACAAACGACTATCCTCTATTT ATCGAAGATCCATTTGAGCACGCGGATAATACAGCAAGGACTGTTTCCATGAGTGAACTAAGCAGGATATGTGAAGTATTCGATGAGTCTTATCAAGGACTTGTTTCCTCTAATCATGATAGAACCTCTCTGATCTGCAGTCTAGTCAGACACCCAATCAGCACAAAGGTTATTTCGCCCCATAGTAATCCAGGACTTTTCAGTGGAGCTTCTACAAGATACCGTCCAGGACTGTTCAGGGGAGAAGGTACAAAACACCGTCCCGTATCAGGACTGTTCAGGGGAGATGGTACAAAATACCGTCCGCTATCAGATGCACCGCCTTCTCCTCAGAATCAGTTTAACAATATGGAAACTGAAAGTGATGAAGCCACAATTGTCGCTATCCGCAGAGAGTTAGCACAACTCATGCTCAAAGCCAACACCAGAAACAGGCCTAAGTCTGTCAGATGA
- the LOC113310269 gene encoding probable methyltransferase PMT11, translating into MKTLTTGEFFKSQLLLKITGFTLISFAFFYLGKNWSDGYQQLTFFNTNNNLQSTQSSSSPQISISPNAKKEFDVAALINQTDTHPDEAPIDTQTNSTSPEDGNTQQLPDPVSEPTPPPSITRFGIVDENGTMTEDFEVGEFDPEFVENWGNDNETVSEDEGGEKPRVKIKKFQLCPVSMKEYIPCLDNVEEIQKLNSTEKGEKFERHCPDSDHGLNCLVPAPVDYKTPIPWPKSRDEVWFVNVPHTRLVEDKGGQNWITRVKDKFVFPGGGTQFIHGADEYLNQISKMVSSVQFGRRVHVALDVGCGVASFGAFLIQRKVVTLSIAPKDVHENQIQFALERGVPAMIAAFATRRLLYPSQAFDMIHCSRCRVNWTRDDGILLLEVNRILRAGGYFVWAAQPVYKHEVALEEQWKEMEDLTNRLCWDLIAKEGYIAIWRKPLNNSCYETREIGTTPPLCEPDDDPDKVWYVDLKPCISRLPENGFGGNVTTWPTRLQNPPDRLQTIQMDAYMSRKELFKADMKYWNELIGGYIRAFHWKKYRLRNIMDMRAGYGGFAAAVNDHGLEAWVLNVVPVSGPNTLPVIYDRGLLGVQHDWCESFDTYPRTYDLLHAAELFTSERKRCNISTIMLEMDRMLRPGGRAFIRDTLAIMGEIKEVADAMGWQSTMRDTPEGPHASRRLLMCEKRLLRA; encoded by the exons ATGAAGACATTAACCACCGGAGAATTCTTCAAATCACAATTACTCCTAAAGATCACTGGATTCACTCTAATCTCATTCGCATTCTTCTACTTAGGTAAGAATTGGTCTGATGGGTATCAACAATTAACCTTCTTCAACACAAACAACAATCTCCAATCAACCCAATCTTCATCTTCACCACAAATCTCAATTTCACCCAATGCTAAAAAAGAATTCGATGTTGCTGCTCTAATCAATCAAACCGATACCCATCCTGATGAAGCCCCAATTGATACACAAACCAATTCAACATCCCCTGAAGATGGAAATACTCAGCAATTACCAGATCCGGTTTCTGAACCTACCCCACCACCGTCAATTACTAGATTTGGGATTGTAGATGAGAATGGAACAATGACTGAGGATTTCGAAGTGGGTGAATTTGATCCAGAGTTTGTTGAGAATTGGGGGAATGATAATGAAACAGTTTCAGAAGATGAAGGAGGAGAGAAACCCAGAGTTAAAATCaagaaatttcagctttgtcctgTGAGTATGAAGGAGTATATACCTTGTTTGGATAATGTTGAAGAGATTCAGAAGCTGAATTCAACTGAAAAGGGTGAAAAGTTTGAGAGACATTGTCCTGATTCAGATCATGGATTGAATTGTTTGGTTCCTGCTCCTGTTGATTATAAAACTCCAATCCCTTGGCCTAAATCTAGAGATGAG GTGTGGTTTGTGAATGTACCTCATACTCGCTTAGTTGAAGATAAAGGAGGTCAAAATTGGATCACAAGAGTGAAAGACAAGTTCGTGTTTCCGGGTGGTGGAACGCAGTTCATACACGGCGCGGATGAGTATTTGAATCAGATTTCAAAG ATGGTTTCTAGTGTTCAATTTGGAAGGCGTGTACATGTTGCATTGGATGTTGGATGTGGTGTTGCAAGTTTTGGTGCTTTTTTGATTCAACGCAAAGTGGTTACGTTGTCTATAGCACCCAAAGATGTTCATGAGAATCAGATTCAGTTTGCTCTCGAGCGTGGTGTTCCAGCTATGATTGCAGCTTTTGCAACACGGCGGTTGTTGTATCCAAGTCAGGCTTTTGACATGATACATTGCTCTAGATGTAGAGTTAATTGGACTCGCGATG ACGGAATTTTGCTTCTTGAGGTCAATAGAATTCTGAGGGCTGGAGGATATTTTGTTTGGGCAGCTCAGCCAGTTTATAAACACGAGGTTGCCCTGGAAGAACAATGGAAAG AGATGGAAGACCTCACTAATCGCCTTTGTTGGGATCTTATTGCCAAGGAGGGATACATAGCTATATGGCGTAAACCTTTGAACAACAGCTGCTATGAGACCCGTGAGATTGGAACCACACCTCCACTATGTGAACCAGACGACGACCCAGACAAAGTTTG GTATGTTGATCTAAAACCGTGCATCAGTCGACTACCCGAGAACGGATTTGGAGGAAATGTGACAACGTGGCCGACGCGTCTGCAAAATCCTCCGGATAGGCTACAGACGATACAGATGGATGCCTACATGTCTCGGAAAGAACTTTTCAAGGCAGATATGAAGTACTGGAATGAGTTAATAGGAGGCTATATTCGTGCTTTCCACTGGAAAAAGTATAGGTTAAGAAATATTATGGACATGAGAGCTGGTTATGGAGG TTTTGCAGCGGCAGTGAATGATCATGGCCTTGAGGCCTGGGTACTAAATGTGGTTCCTGTCAGTGGGCCGAACACCTTGCCTGTCATATATGATCGCGGGCTACTAGGAGTTCAACATGATTG GTGTGAATCGTTTGACACTTACCCAAGAACGTATGATTTATTGCACGCTGCTGAGCTCTTCACCAGCGAGCGGAAAAG ATGCAACATTTCGACAATAATGCTCGAGATGGATAGGATGTTAAGACCTGGGGGACGTGCATTCATTCGTGATACTTTGGCTATCATGGGTGAAATCAAGGAGGTGGCTGACGCAATGGGTTGGCAGTCAACTATGCGTGACACACCCGAGGGGCCTCATGCAAGTAGGAGGCTCCTGATGTGTGAGAAACGTCTATTACGTGCTTAA